Within Clostridiales bacterium, the genomic segment CTTCGTCTCGCGCGGTCGGCGACGATTCACCGGTAAGCGTCGCCACCTGAACGCCCAGGCCGGCCATGACTTCCTCGAGGTGGAAAGCCTGATCGGCTACGAGCGCACGGAGGGGGAAGACAAAGACGGACGCTCCGCCTCCCGCAAGAGCCGTACGCGCGGCGTGAATGTGGAAGATGAGCGACTTGCCGCGCCCGGTAGCCATGATGGTGAGACATCTGCGGCCCGCCGCGAGTTCGGCGAGAGCGGATACTTGCGCGTCATGGAGCAAACCCTCGCCGATGAACGCCCGGACTAACTCTGCGTCGAGCGCGGCCGGGTCGAGCGCCGCGAGCGCGGCGCGGCGCTCCGCGATGCTGGACGCATCAGCGCGCAACGGCTCAGAGCCGCGCCGCGTGACGAGCACGTTCACTCCCCGAGAGCGGTCCTCGGCAAGCCCTGTGATATCGGTGATCTCGACGTCGTGCTCCACCCCCGCGTCGATAACCGGTGCGAGCACCGCCGCGAGACGCCGATTGAAAAACCCGATCTGAGCGCCTCGCGGCTCATGCAGCGCGATGGCGTTGGAGTCGTGTGGATTGTCCGGCTGCCGCACGATGCGCAGCGGCGTGCCAGCCTTGAGTGCACCGATAACCTCTTGGCGCCCTTCGAACGTCACGCCCACAAGCTTGGTGTGGAATGCGTCCGCCTCCGCGATACCCGTGTACTCCTCGCGCACGAGTATCTCGTCGGCCCGTGCGAAGAGATCCTCGACCAGCTCGGCTGCGGGAGCGTCCATTGGGGCTTGATGTACCGAGATGTCGCGGACGAGCATCTGTACGCGCGTCTGGCCACGCCACTCGTTTGCCTGCAGCTCATAGGCAACGTCAACGGCCGTGTCACAGAGCGCGATCTCGGCGATCGCCTCACAACGAAACGCGATCGCCTGAACAGCGTCGGCACCGTCGTACGCGGTGAATCGCAAGTGCTCCGATGACCTGCCCACGCGCTCACGGGATGACATGAACACCCCCGCCGAGATGAACTTCGGCCGAGGATTGGCATGGCCAAACGGTGCGAGCGTCTCCACCTCGGCTACCAGTTCGAGTCCGATATCGCCCAGTGGGAGCAGTGCGTCGACCGGCTCAATAACCGTGAGTAGCTCGGGTGGCGCCGTGGCGATATGCGAGGAGAGACGCGCGCGCAGTTCATCGACCAGGGAGGCAGGCAAGGTGATTCCAACAGCCGCCGAGTGCCCGCCGAACCTCTCAAGAAGATCCGAGGCCGATGAGACCGCTTCGAACAGATCGAACCCGCCTACGGAGCGCCCAGAACCGTGCGCGACACCATCGCGAACGCTGAAGACCAACGCGGGCACCCCATAACGCCGAGCGAGCCGGGAGGCGACGATTCCGCGCACACCGTCGTGCCAGCCCTCGCCGGCAACGAGGAGCACACGGTCCGCAGGGTCGTACGTGCGCTCCGCGATCGCGATCGCGGCCTCGCTCAAGTCTCGTTCTGTGGCTTGACGGGTGCGATTCAAATCATCGAGAGTTCGCGCGAGTTCCTCGGCACGGCAAGGATCATCTGTGGTGAGCAGCTCAAGAGCGATGTGCGGATCGGCCATCCTGCCCGCCGCGTTTAGGCGCGGCAGCATCTGGAACGCGAGCTCATCCGAGCCGATTCGAGTGATATCGCACCCGGAGACTACAGCGAGCGCCGCCAATCCAGCACGTGGGGCCCGGCGCATACGCTCGAGCCCGTGCGCCACGAGGGCGCGGTTCTCGCCCAAAAGCGGAACGATATCGGCGACGGTGCCAAGCGTCGCCAAGTCAGTAAGGTCGCGCCAGACTCCCTCAAAACCGAGCAGCTCACCCGCGGCTTGTACGAGCTTGAGCGCAACGCCGGCTCCCGCGAGGCAAAAAGCCGGATGCCCCGGCTCAAGCTTGGGATTCGCGACCGGGATACCAACGGGCACTTGAGCGTCCGGCTCGTGGTGGTCGGTCACCACGACATCGATGCCCCTTGCCTGCAACGCCGCCACCTCGGCGGCAGATGAGATGCCGCAATCGACGGTCACGACAAGCTGCGGAGCAAGCTCAGCAAGACGCTCGATGCTCGCCTCGGTGAGGCCATAGCCTTCCGTGAAACGATCCGGTACCGTGGCCCTGACCTGAGCTCCCATCGCGGCCAAGCCTCGCTGAGCGAGTGCCGCCGATGACATGCCGTCAGCGTCGAAGTCGCCAAACACGACGATGCGCTCCCCAGCTTTGACCGCACTCGCGACCCGGGAGGCCGCCGCCGCCATGCCAGGAAGGCATGCGCCGGGCGACCAGTCGCGATCGAGAGAAGGAGTCAGGAAGCGCTCAGCGGATCCGGGTTCATCGACACCGCGGATCACCAGCAATCGCGCAAGCACTGGCGAGATGCCTAGGGCGTCGACAAGGTGTGCCACGCGATCATCCGCCGCCGAGGCGAGCGGCCACGGCAGGGGACGCGACACTGTCGCGGTGTAAGGTGGCGGACTCATCATCGGTATCCTACCAGGAGGGGCCGACACGTAAGCGCCGGCCCCTCCGCGTCGATCATGCGCACCGGCTACGCCGCCACGCCATACTTCTTGGCAAGCGCCTGGAACTTGGGTTCATGTTCCTTCCAGAGCACGTAGAGCGGAGTGGCCACCGCTATCGAAGAATACGCGCCGATGAACACTCCCACCACGAGCGCGAACGCGAACCCGCCGAGCGTCTCGCCGCCAAAAATCAGGAGCATCAGAGGCGGCATCATCGACGTCACTGAGGTGTTGACTGAGCGCGCGAACACCTGGTTGAGCGAGTGGTTTGCCATCTTCGTGAACGTCGTCCGCGTGAGACCTTTCGCGTTCTCCTTGATGCGGTGGAACACGACTATCGTGTCGTATAGCGAGTAACCCATGATCGTGAGCAACGCCGCGATAGTGCTGGGAGCCACTTCGCGACCTACGAGCGCGTAGATCCCGAGTACCAGCAGCATGTCGTGAGCGAGCGTGAACACGGCGGTGAGCGACATCTTGTACTCGTAGCGAAGCGCGACGT encodes:
- the secF gene encoding protein translocase subunit SecF — protein: MLAREFDFLGLRRVFLAISVVLVLVSAGALAVRGLTFGIEFQGGTVVNLNRTEGVEIGEVRAAFAEAGEAEVQVQTAENGGYMVRMAQDDPDVANAVFRDVAATLGISEADGNVSTIGPGWGRNITRSALLALIVSIAAILLYVALRYEYKMSLTAVFTLAHDMLLVLGIYALVGREVAPSTIAALLTIMGYSLYDTIVVFHRIKENAKGLTRTTFTKMANHSLNQVFARSVNTSVTSMMPPLMLLIFGGETLGGFAFALVVGVFIGAYSSIAVATPLYVLWKEHEPKFQALAKKYGVAA
- the recJ gene encoding single-stranded-DNA-specific exonuclease RecJ — its product is MSPPPYTATVSRPLPWPLASAADDRVAHLVDALGISPVLARLLVIRGVDEPGSAERFLTPSLDRDWSPGACLPGMAAAASRVASAVKAGERIVVFGDFDADGMSSAALAQRGLAAMGAQVRATVPDRFTEGYGLTEASIERLAELAPQLVVTVDCGISSAAEVAALQARGIDVVVTDHHEPDAQVPVGIPVANPKLEPGHPAFCLAGAGVALKLVQAAGELLGFEGVWRDLTDLATLGTVADIVPLLGENRALVAHGLERMRRAPRAGLAALAVVSGCDITRIGSDELAFQMLPRLNAAGRMADPHIALELLTTDDPCRAEELARTLDDLNRTRQATERDLSEAAIAIAERTYDPADRVLLVAGEGWHDGVRGIVASRLARRYGVPALVFSVRDGVAHGSGRSVGGFDLFEAVSSASDLLERFGGHSAAVGITLPASLVDELRARLSSHIATAPPELLTVIEPVDALLPLGDIGLELVAEVETLAPFGHANPRPKFISAGVFMSSRERVGRSSEHLRFTAYDGADAVQAIAFRCEAIAEIALCDTAVDVAYELQANEWRGQTRVQMLVRDISVHQAPMDAPAAELVEDLFARADEILVREEYTGIAEADAFHTKLVGVTFEGRQEVIGALKAGTPLRIVRQPDNPHDSNAIALHEPRGAQIGFFNRRLAAVLAPVIDAGVEHDVEITDITGLAEDRSRGVNVLVTRRGSEPLRADASSIAERRAALAALDPAALDAELVRAFIGEGLLHDAQVSALAELAAGRRCLTIMATGRGKSLIFHIHAARTALAGGGASVFVFPLRALVADQAFHLEEVMAGLGVQVATLTGESSPTARDEGFAALRSGALDVVLTTPEFLVHHADRFAAAGRVRFAVVDEAHHAGTARAGHRPAYTRLGEVFESLGSPAVLAVTATAGEATAAAICAGLGIETVVTDPTVRENLAVVDERGSANKDGYLAALASRGEKMIVYVNSREHSVKLARMLRKRIPSIAMGTAFYNGGLARSARHAVERAFRAGEVCCVIATSAFGEGVNIPDVRHVVLYHLPFNDIEFNQMCGRAGRDGAVARVHLLFGPRDARVNEVVLTSVAPARDDLASLYAVLKEASAAHGDGFEAANADLAQSVCSRRRGSSMNERGVSTGIGVFRELGLLDAEGRGPYRRLTLVPDPPHVELSASVRYAEGLEEIAEFRAFKEWVLAATADELLERFNRPILPTPV